AGTatgttgaatgaaatatatatttgctgGTTATTTTCCATAGTGGTCTAAATACCATACATTTTAATTCgatagttttttattctaaaGTTCTCATATATTTGTTTAATCCAGATATGATATGGCCTCGATTGCTTGCgatttgcaataaatattttgttcaattatttAACAGGAAAGTTTTTTATGATTTTGTAATAATTCTGGGCGTTTAATGAACGGCATCAATtcgttttaatgttttattcatttaaagaTGGATACAAAACAATACGGTAATCcattgaaaaaatttacttgtGCTTTTCAAGTAAAAATAGAATAACACCAAAAAGAATTTCTCAAGATTATATCGAGATCAGATTATTATGCCACATGCTCGACTCTCTGAATGTATCGGGTGCGTGAGTTAAAATAGAATCAAAATCGCTTACTTATTGGATTGGCAATTATTGtcgtttgaaatatataatattggcGTGATGACAGAAGTCTGTTTGAAAAagagaaaacaaaatcaatGCGCATGTGTTTTTGCATACTAAAACGTAAGTTACCTATACATATCTACGTGAGTATGTGTTTTTGAGTCACTCGAATATCCTTTCGaatgtatttgtatttttgtgagTGAAACTATTTAAGATTTCAAGTACTACCAATTTCGAACAAATTATTTCTAGAATATGCCACATCACTTATTCATCCTCGGACGAAAATATGACTTATGCTCTTATATGCAGAAAGGTAATAAAATTCCATTTCCTCCGTGAATCACATCACAagtcaaaaattgactatttttaTATGCATTCAATGAGCTAATAATgttgaaaattatatattgataACACAGCTACACGTGCCCTTTGTTTGCGCACTTGCGCACAAAGGAGCTGGAACTCTGCTAAGAGTATTCTTGCGTCATTGCAACTTTTTCCGGCATGGATCGTAACAAGAGTCATATATAATTCTTCCTATTTACCCGTTAGTAGGTTCCAAGTCTATTGTGCTACAGATACCCAATTCACTATTTACTCATTCATGTTGAATTTTCCCTATAACTATACTTTTGTCTAAGGTGCCATCATCCCACGAATATCCCAGCATGATGTTTGTAGTATTTCAGTACCGTGGATTTCGTATTGCTCATTTGCATACATGGCCACAGTGTACGTCCGAAACCAatttggaatattatttttaaaatagataCATTTTCTTACTTTTATAGTTATCTGAAAGAAAACATATTGCCACAAGAGTAAAATAAAATCGTTTAGCGCAAACACCGATTTATACATTCAATTAAACGACTTCATAATTATGCTCTCTGCAAAATATGATAATTTAGGGCGGCTATGATGTATAGGCTACCGTATATAACTAAAGAAGCGCGTGATGAAGAATTTATAAAATGGATATATTTCGTTAGCAGACGAcgtgttttcaaattttaaacaatcTTGTTCATTCGAACTTCTTGTTTTGCCACGAATTATCCCATTTCTGTCCAACTTACAGAAGAATCATTCTACAATATATCGTTTTACGAGGATGTCTGATTATTAGGTGATTCGTATTTTCAGTCAAATGTCGAAGATGAAAATTCCTTGTTGGATACGTTTTTCTTGGGCCCTATGAATAAGAAGCATGtatggaataaaataaaaaaaatcttttatttcACGCTGTGTCAGCTTTGTTTGTTGAAATAACATGTGAAAATGATGTGCTCAGAAACAATAGCTTATTTGGCTACAAAGTAGAAAGGTAAGTTTTCTTCACATTTAAACTTTTGCTTGACTTAAAATATACAGAAAATTAATCATCCGTGTGACAAGATGAAGTCACAGAAAATGAAACCTTCTGCTCAATTGTGACTCATTGCATATTGCGGACGTGCATACACGTCAATTGTGATTGAGATGGGGGAATTTTCTATTGTAAGCTTTAGAAGTGTTCATTCAATACCATAGGTGGAAAAAGTCTGTTCTCACATCAGTAGGCATTTTGGCATCTTTCAGCGTAAATTTTTCCATGAACCATGCCATAGTATTTGCATCACGTTAGAGATTCCCTTTCATTGTTTCGGAATATTTTGGTCGCTTTGCACATTTAAATTAGCAAGCACGTGACAGTGCTTTATACGAAACTACAACAGGATTTAGAACAGAGGTTTCTGGTACGTTATCTGTATGGGGTGCATAGATTATCCACACGTGTGGAACAATCATAATCTCCATattaagtaaaattatataagtaaaattaaaaactatATTATGTAACTGTATTTATTAATACTGTATTTGTGtccttttaattttagtttcaCATAAATGGCATCCAGCCACGTGCTAGACTCATTACGTGTCAATACTACACAATAAGAACAAGCTGTCTACCGTATTGCCAAAATGACGTTCAGCAACGTCTATATTGTATTGCTTTCTCTAATACGTCCctcgaatatttatttttcataatttcatttatGAAATCATAGCAACATGTGTTTTTATACATTTAAAAACAGAACTCGGCAATTCATAGCATCATTCTCGAATTGCCAAATACCAATTACGGCCCATAAAATGTTTGTATTGATTTCAAGGTTGTATCAAAAGTACACTATAGCTAAAAAGTCTACAGTTGAATTATTTGcgtcaataaatgttcattacCTCAATGATTTTCATTCAGTTTGTGGTCTCCTTGGAAGTTGGTAGACATATGGACAATCAAATCCATATAGTTATACACGATGTAAACATAGAATTTAATGAATTTGAATGTTCAAATTTATCAGCATCAGCTGAACGTGAGACTGTAGATGTTTTCTTtatcataaaatcatttttccatGGATATTCTATGCTAACTATGCAATTTATTACAACAATATTTGTCAATGGGTGCCTATTTGCGCAAACCAGTTTTATATGAGTTTCTTATTatttcaacaacttataaatatatatattagttttttttttaggtaGTATGCTTCACAATATTATCATTGACTTTCACCAGTTTTTAGGATCTAAATATGCTGTATGACGTCACTGACTCCGATAATAGCAATGAGAGCGCAGGATGCGAATTCAAAACAATAGGTTTATACATCCGTGGAATATTTGCATCGCTCTTTTCAACTATGATACATAGTACTCAGAACTATCAGAATATTCCAATATTTAGACGGATATTGCGTCAGTATTATCTGCGGAGATATAACTATTGCTGACATCatttacttttcttctttcatAACCTGGTTACAGAAGTTCACAACCTTAAGTTACGTGCATGAATACCCATCATCTATCCTTAAATATATgcaaaacttttgaaaaaaatgactACATTTTGCTGATACAATGCATACCTGTCATATACATTAACTATACCttatcatatattgttcaaaatatattgcaCCACAAAATGAAAAGGACTTTGGACATAAATTCAGGTTCGGAGTGAGGTCGAGCGCGTCCCTGGCGGTAATATTCCAGATCTTCCCTCAAAACTAGTTAAAGAATGGAGAGTGACTAATAAAAACGCAAAAACGATTATCGAACTTATCGAGCAAAATTAATATGAGACATCGAAATCTTACTTACATCAACTTCAAACGGCTAATCATGGATATCTGAATCCTGTCAGTAATTTTCCAAGAAAACCTTGAAAGGAAATTAAACGTTCAAAATAAGCAAATTTGtcagacattttttttaatttttaatttaagatGCCCGAGGTTGTCCACCTAATATGAATCTGTAGTTGCCCCAGGAAAAAAAAACTAGGTAAAAGCTCAACTGCATTTAAGAAATGTTTGAAAAGCTTTAGTTTCAACCGAAAGACCGTTGCATAGAATCGGCTTTGACTATGGGTATAAGTTGACTTACCTATACACCGTGCACCCTTGAGCGATACTGTTCACGTAAAGCCGTGTTCTCGTTATATTTTGGCCCAGGTTTTTACACCTCATTTAGTTAATTACAAGCGAGTGTCAATCAACTAAATATTTTCCGATGTTGCTATTACTTCCactgttgttgttttgtaaGTTGTCATTACGCATCCACATAGATTACCAAGGTTGATGTTGAGCTGTTTAGGTTTACTGTATGAGGTTTTATTAAGTATTGTGTCGTTTTGAGTATGGCCCCTGACGTCATCTGCGTGTCCCCTTCTTAAAGGGGGTTACTTTGCTTTGAAGACAGTGCTATGGATTTTTAGGCAAGCGAAACAAAATGTGTGGTGCCGGTCAAGTGCACTGTTCTTCGACTTATGTCTCTAGCCTAAATTCAAAACGGCAATAACTAAGCAAAGATCTGTTTAGTGTTTGCTATGAAATTTTGTATCTTCGTTCGTTCTGTATGGTATagatagaaaatacaaatattcgTATGTATAtggcaggggtggccaacctgctttcgaccacatctgtgtcttagacCCGTACGATCTTGAACGTGTATCCTGTCTCTTTTActctgtttaattattatgcagatgtGACATATGTTACATTTTGAGACAAATAAAGATACATACATATACcatattttgcgcatgtacggTAGTGTGTTCTTCATGTTTTAAAACAAAGAACAAGAACGGCAAGAAACTGTTTCAAGGCAATTTTTTAGGGTATGTCaataaattcactcaacatcaatACGATCGACTACCTAAGACGTGGCAACCGaccgatcgcgatcgacgtgttggccacccctggcaTATAGTATAGATAGAAGAAACAATGGCGCCTGGTTACTCAGCGTTGGTTCGCTTCTGCTTGATTCACTTTACAGTTGTGTGATTGTTCATTCATATTTGCAATATAACTCACAAATGTGAAGTAAATTTGCAAATACGTAACTGATTTAtacttattatatatacatactttgaataaatattgcAAACATGCGTTTCATATATGATGGACTCTATTGCATGACGCGTCTGATGCATTCGGGCTATTTTAATCGAATTTACTTAAAAGATAGTTACGTAAATTGCACAGACCAAACTTGGGGCACAGACCACTCTGGGTCCAGAATGTAGCAATCTCGTTTCAGTTGTGGTGTGGGGCTTAGCTGTGGTTATGGTTTTGTAGATTGtcaaatttacatttttgtgGCGTAAAGTTGCACTGACCTGTAGGAATTGCCGCAATATGGTCAATGATAATCTATATTTTTAAAGGATTTACTTATTCATCACAAATTGAATTAGTAAACCAGCTCACAATTACCCAACCCGCCACCAATTAGGCTATCACAATTAGGCCAATTAATATATCAATGTCCGCCTTGATCACCAAATATTGTCCTGATTTTATCGTTATTTGGATTCGGTGCCCCTAATATTTCTGGATACTTTGTTTGTATCTGGTTCCACATATACTCTGCACTGAGAGCTTGAGATATTTGTCCTGGATGAAATCCGTCCACTGGTTCAATGACTTCCCATGCTTCCCCACCTTGGGTTTCCCACATGTTTATGACTAAACAAAATAGAACATGCACTCCATTATCATCTAAAAAATCTATTTTGCATTGAGCAGTGGTCCACTTTgactattttatataaaattcattATCGTATGGAATGTTTTTCTTATAAGAACAAATTCCAGACTGGAAAAatctaatttgaaataattgttgCCCCACCTTTCTCTTTACTTTTCAAGTGTTGCAGAGTTTCTATATTACTCCTATAAATACAGTTAAATTATTCGTATCTAAttctgtttaaaaatatttctacttcggGAAAATCTCCAAACTTAGCGAAATAGTTGGCAAATGATTGCGAAGAAATGATTTATCATTGAAATACGTGTATACAGAGAATAGTTAGTTGTTTCTTGTTTGTAATAGAAatccaaatataaaaaaatggttGTTGTATCTCATTTGAGTCACAAGTAATTTATAAAGAAACTTCATAATGCTATAAAGAAGACCCAAACCGACAGTCTAATAATGTAGTCTAAATTTACTATAAATTTGGACATTAGAGCTCATATTATTGCATTAAAGTTTGCATTGCATTCTTTCAATTTCTATTGGTTTTCGAAGTATCTTTGATGGATATGAAGCAATATGTCAAGCCACGATTGAAAATTTAAGGAAAGTGCTTTCCTTTCAAGCAACCGTTATCATCGCTGGAGTTACCCATTTGTTGAATTGGAGAAAAAGTTGAGGCATGTCACGATGGAAACTCTGTAGAATTACCAACTTCGTCATTGACTAAGCGTGAGCTGCCTATAACGCAGTGGTCATCATGCGTCAATATCGTCTATTCCATAGAATAAGCTTGTTAACGAATGTAAACACGTGTTTCATAACCGCAATATGAACAGATACCGGACAAACATCAACGAAAACAGACTTTCTCCgcttttaaataaataatataatgacAAACGACGTAGTCTCTTACTCGTGATGTAACCCTCGctcaatttatcaaaatttatcaaaacctATATTCATTTAATTCAGGTCACCAAGGAAAATATCTGGTAGCACTTTATGCAAACAAATTAGCTTCACCTTCTATAAAACTGACAATTTCAACTCAATGTCTCGTAGGCTGTCGTGGAAGAAAATACCAAAATGTGATAAGGAGTTTTCCGCATTGATTCAGCGAGAAGATGCACCCCCCACTGAGAAGCACGGAGGTATGAATGACTGATATCGAAAATTCCAAGAAATGAAAACTAGAACTGAAGGGGACCTAATTTGTTACTTAAGTACTATTCGAAAGAGTGGATAAAATCACGTTACATGGTTAGTATATATAGGCATTCGGCTCGGAACATCACATAAGATATCCCAGGTAATACTATTCTTTCAAGTGCATGATCAATTTGATTTGGATTTGAAGCTATGTTAGAGATATAAAACAAGCCTTCCAATATATGACTAaacctagagcaggggtcggcaaactacggcccgcgggccagatccggcccgctGAGTAAtgtaatccggcccgcgacgcttcactgaattatagtaacaaaacagctgttttgccgaatatattctttacgtaacagaatttattgtgagacaagtgtagactaaattatattataacaagtataaaattaacaattactcgtttaatgagatcataattcaattataattagacaaatgacaacaaaacgcagaaaggttaatgctaagtgcaaagggttcaatggcgccaaatttttcaaataaaattttttgagattcaatgcaatgaggaaataaatatatattcaatatcactgcttgatttttattatagaaAGTAAAATCCTTacgtttttcaactttctaaaaatatgtgtggcccgccaatgacttgtaatattttggcccgcgagcgacaaaagtttgccgacccctgacctAGAGTATCAGAATTTCAAGAAGCCACATTTTAGACACTTACACGGTAAAAATAATCTGCGTGACGATGTTATGtgttattgtttttatgttttaaacgACGCGTATGCAGTATGCACACTTTTCGCAACGAACGAGTCCCTGTACAAACCTTCATTGATTACTAATAATATGATAGGAGTTCGATTTTTGTAGGGACTAAAATTATTCGGATTCGTCATTGCCCAGGTAGTTGGCATAGTTTTTGAACcgcagaaataaaaaaaaaaaaatgtatatatagaTATGGCGGCTAAATATTGTCGCTTTACTAAACTTACTTGCATGTATATCGAAGTCGATGTAGtacattttgaagtttttaaacttttctttTTGAGTGATGTTCATTGCGACAGCGCTCAGGTTAGCCGCTCTCTAAAAGATGAGAAAATTATTTAACATTTGTGATCATATAAGATAGAAGGACGAAATACTTTTAATTCATTGAGCATCATCATTCAATGAGAATGACACGCCGTACCATGAAAGAATGAACGTATTCAGTGAATAAATATTGGTTGTCGGGGCAAATGCGTCATCGACGATCCTATATGTAAGGCGGTCTATGTTCGGTTTGGGGATAAACAATGACGATTTCCCGATATGGTTATAACGAATATAGAATGATTTTACAATTATGCACAATTCTAAtgcttaaatataaatatatctttttatGCGATTTAGGTATCAAAATTTAGATGAagtcctatatatatatatatatatatatatatgagagtATTAACGAACAAATAAGCATGAATCACCGCCAGAAATTGAGTTCAGAACAGCACGATTGTAAATCGAGTTCATTAGGTTACAGGCGGGTCACATGTTCATTACAAAGTCATTGCGGCTAGGAGTAGCCGTGGTCACAATTTTCACTTGAATGGCCTCCTTCGCAGCGGGCTGATTGTCTGACGTATATACAGCTGATTTGATTCGCACGCTGTACCTCTATCGTATGACTAATGCTTTACAAACTCAAGCTTTTTATATGGGTTTTATACGCTAATATATTATGTAGCTATGGCTCGGCGTTGCTTTACCATACCCCAAACGTTGTGACTGAATATTTTGATGACTTATACAGTAGCCTACTATGCTACTGcctgaaataataaaaagtagTCCAGACTTTACTTTGCGGGTTATATGTGGCACATGCTTAGTTACTGactgatataaaataaatggaAAGTGATAATTTTCACGAGAGTTATCGAAGCCACTTATTATTACGTGTTTGAGTGGTTTCCTGTCTCGGATATAATTTGCTAAAATAATTCGCGTTGGTGTTAAGTTTAGAGTTAGTGACTCCTATAAACGTTAATATCATTCACACATGGTCACGTGATAACAAATGACGTAATCGTACCTGGGAAGTGAAGTTACGTAAAGTAGTGTTGCTATTCATCCATCCGGTACACGGGGACACTTCCAGACAATTCAAATAGTCGTATAAGTTCTGATACGTAACATCTTTGTTGAGTTGACCAATTGGGTGATATCTGTTCAAGGAATTGTTATGTGAGCATAAAGATATTTTAAGTGTCATGGAAAAGTTTTGCGACTaattgtggatttttttttaacatataaCCATTATTAATAATGTATATCCAAATATGGTACTATATAGGCCGCAGGAACAGCCGATTGCtctatttatattaattaattaactgATTTATGTTCATTTCACATCGCAACCCAACATGTCACGTCACTGAGATTTGATTGCGTATTGCAGTTGGTTCATAATCTTTGCGAACGTGTCAAACCCTTTCGTTACCCTGTGGCACGGGACTCGTTAGCAgagaaatgttttattttgtatggaTTGTGTGAATGGAAAGGGGAAAGGCAATAGATGCAACTTTGGAGATCCGAAAGCTGAAATGATAATGAGaatagggatggcggaatcgagtctgGATTCGattcgttatatatatatatatgtatttttcgctagaaggctgttacgtttatttatttcaaaagtctctgtgggttctgagggattcgtttttttttgttcaattctgTCTACCGTGAtagattggatacccatactacttagttttggcCTTCTTGTCCTTCCACATATTTGAACATAGCTCCCGTGTTTGATTTCATATAGGCTTGTTTAAgtgggtatgttttctcggtGAGATATGTCGAgaaatcgagattcggaatcgaaaatttagtaATCATATAAGAATCCATGcttgtaagtagtcatacttagcatccttaaCTGCGAAACATCGATGTTTgtaataacaatttaaaatatttcggAGCTATAGGCAAAAAGCATCTAAAAACGCTATCACACAAAAATACGCCCAAACGTCTGCGATGATACGACAAAGTTTCGATGAAGTGCGCTGATATTAATCATTGTGAGGTTCAGGAAAAGTTATATATATCTGGGCGTAACTATACATATTAAAGCCCCTTTAAGAAGGGAAATTTGAATATCTGCTGTAAACTGTAATATAAAGTTTTTTCACATGATGGATAATGGAATTACTTTATGACATACAAATGTTTCAGATAACTATCGTTGAACCCTTGGAGCACCTCCCGGGGGTTCGATCAAACGCATGTTACGAAACGCTGGCGTATTGCTTCTCTCCAAGCGGTAGACCTCTTTTTTCTAATGACGTCTAGGCAAATGACGACAAGTTCCTTGGTTTATTTAGAATCGAGAACTGATTCATGTTGTCCTACTATTAGTAATTCTACTATAAGATTTGTTACATAATCTTCGTCACGTTTCTAAGAATCGGTATCTGTTAATAATCGTAAAAAAGGAGAGAACTTGCTTCCATTTTCCTAGATCAGAATATTTCTGCATACCAttaattattgaaatttaaatcaccATTACCTCTGTGACAAAGTATCCCATAATACTCGGCCATCTGCTAATCCGCTAATAATAACTGAGCTTCCGTTGGGTAAAACTGTATCGAGGTATTTGAGTGTGACCATTGTGTTTGTATGGAATTCAGCAGCAGTTGTCATATGAGCGATCGTATCTATATGtctttgaaacaaaaatttaacaTGAATTTATTAAGTAAAAATAGTGCACATCGGTAAAAATaaaatggtgataaatattccaaaaaaatgttttgggTATATGAGGTATTATTTAGCGCGAGAAAAATTTAATCTATTATCAAATAAAACCACGTATATACgtgaaattaaaattgaaaataccgACTAGGTTATTCAATTTAGTATATGTTATATCCGAGAGAAATTCAGAACTTTACTACATATGTATGTTCTTGACTGATTAGTGCAGTCTAACGGTTCACCATCATACGACAAACGTTTTGTGCGTGCAGGCCGATTAAACATACTGACATGAATTACTCCATCTTCTTACTGAAAATCCGTCTACTTTGCATATGAGTATAAAAATGATAACGAGATTCAACTATGTTCATTCTATTCAAGATTAAACAGGGTTGTTTATAAACTTCATATCTTTATCTATATATGTAGtatttgatattatatttattttaaatatatttaaaagtattCGTATATCTGGAACAAGGTTATCGGAATCATATTGAGTAACATGAATGAGGGATGTACAACATTATAGATTTATTACCCATTACAAACATCATTTCCTATCAATGCTAGAACAACAATCGCTGGTTTGTCTAATGCTTGTTTTTTTCCAATTGATTTCACAATATCATTCATTGAACTTGATCTTGCACCGTTTACGCCAATGTTTTGATAATCTCTATGGTTGCACAGATTATGATTTCTCAGTCGAAGGTAAAGTGAATCAATAGGCCCTTGGACTGATTCTGGCCAGGAGTTTGTGGTGCTGTAAGCTGACAATAAATAATGTTTAATCAAAATTACCTGTAGTCATATAATGTAATTTGAAAGTCATGTCATTATGAAGAATGAAAATTATAACATTTATGAGTAAAATCGTTCCGTTGAAAGTTAGAATGTGTGTTGAAGCAAgaagaaatattttcatcacttACATATAAATCGCTCACAGACCAAGGCGTATATTTTTCGATACACTCATATCGTATTTCAGCGTTTGATGGTGCAAAATAAAGAATTCCTAGTTAGTAATTATACAGGtcccatttttttaagaaaccAGGACTTTCTACATTTCCGTAAGGCTTTATTTTGAATTCTTAACCTTAGATTTGGGTTGCGCATGGAGTTATTCCATTCAAATTTTAGCGTCTGAAAATGATTAAGTATTACCAGTTGTCGATGACAGCATTGGCCAATCTCCTTCGTTGGCCAACAGTACTAGAACATCTTCAAATGTTTTCTGTTACGGAAaaagaatatttataaataagatcaaaatatatttcaagttttgtttCCCATGCGCTCagtatgtaaaataatataagGGAACATCTTTCTTTGCGAAGTAAATTCATCAATTTTATAGAAGAACAAGCTTTTATTCATCTCATTCACCAGTGACTATATGCTATAATATAATGTGCGAACACGAACTCTCGTTTGGCTAATTCTTTTGGGTATTTGACAATAGACCCCTGTTGATCTACAAagtaaaaatagtaaaaattcGAACACGTCTACTTTGACCTAATAGCTTTACttaaacaaaatacaaattgtGTATACAAAAGTGTACGACCTCACTCAATGTTGCCGCAGTCAAATATTGTTGAGGGATTCTAAAATGAGCGCCAGCAGAATCTCCTAGTATAATTATACTTCTTTGTTGCGTCTTGTTGCAATAAAGATCTTCAAATGAAGTTCCGCTAGTAGAGTCAACACCCTGGGTACGGTAGGTTGAATAATAACAGTGAGTTGAATAAGAAAAATGTTGGAAAATCAAGAGCTAAAATAGATCAAACCATTGTTCATCTATATATCCAATTTAAATATAGATATAGTATATAAAGTATGATCTTACGTAAATTCCATTACAGTTTGAGTCTTCAACCTTGTCTTTATTCAAGGGTATTCTTCCCGGGTAATGTTCAGGTTTTCTGTCATTACAATCTCTTCCTCTCCACATAAAACCACGTAACACACCGACATCTTGACTAAATTTGTCGTCGTCTTCGTCTTCAATTGGCAGATGATCGTCAGAAAATCTGCCAAGAAATAATCGAATCGGTTAAGATTTAGTAATGAACTTCAGGCCTagtttttaaatcaagtttGGATTAGCCCCAAGGAAGAGTCTG
The genomic region above belongs to Styela clava chromosome 13, kaStyClav1.hap1.2, whole genome shotgun sequence and contains:
- the LOC120332962 gene encoding acyloxyacyl hydrolase-like, translated to MRSFVLYFAICSSIVLNIFICSVTADANGGTDCAGCVLIIGLVEQVAQVHAIDIVTAADMLCSYLPSPLSTACDALLDEFGPSLVDMIYHKETPDLICHDIGFCTQDPGKNYCHLFPMPSKFRSSPGRPISSSFSSRRLVSPYYQLPQQRLKICDIPEVKEICDLINRFSDDHLPIEDEDDDKFSQDVGVLRGFMWRGRDCNDRKPEHYPGRIPLNKDKVEDSNCNGIYGVDSTSGTSFEDLYCNKTQQRSIIILGDSAGAHFRIPQQYLTAATLSEKTFEDVLVLLANEGDWPMLSSTTAYSTTNSWPESVQGPIDSLYLRLRNHNLCNHRDYQNIGVNGARSSSMNDIVKSIGKKQALDKPAIVVLALIGNDVCNGHIDTIAHMTTAAEFHTNTMVTLKYLDTVLPNGSSVIISGLADGRVLWDTLSQRYHPIGQLNKDVTYQNLYDYLNCLEVSPCTGWMNSNTTLRNFTSQRAANLSAVAMNITQKEKFKNFKMYYIDFDIHAIINMWETQGGEAWEVIEPVDGFHPGQISQALSAEYMWNQIQTKYPEILGAPNPNNDKIRTIFGDQGGH